From the genome of Setaria viridis chromosome 1, Setaria_viridis_v4.0, whole genome shotgun sequence:
TGATGGAGTTAAATTTTCAATGGCACTGAAGGAACTGGTTAAATTTTGACGGCATATAAGGGATGAACTAAATTAGTAATGGCATATATAGAGAATTCTCTCCAAATTTTTCCTGGCTGGACACTGTCCCGGGGACAGGGTTCTAGCATAAACAAACCAAACACTGCAACGGCAAAACAAAGATCTGTACAACCGATGCAGATAAAAACAGAACTAAAAAACAACATTTACTGCAGTCAGTATAAAATGTACATTTTGAATTTGAATACACTCAGCTCGATTGGCACAATACAGAATGCATAAACATTCATTGTTCAGACAACTTATTTCATGGGCACTGGTACTATTTTCTACAGACTAAATCACATGCCAATTGAATTGGGTATTGCATATAGCTTATGGTTTGCATCCATGGCTGTCTCCGATTCTTGCATGGGTTTGACGGTGAAAGATGACCAACAATGTCAAGCACTCGTATACATGACGCAGAACTCTTTGATATTCTTAGTTTCCATGGATATTGGGTGCAACTGAGCTCATAGCTGGCATCCTGGCAGCTGATCCTAGAAGAACCTCTCAGCAGATGGATCGGACTCCAGCAAGCTGCCATAGAAATTCACCTTACAGGCACTAGGAAACTGTACTCCAGCTTGCTCGCAACTGTCCCTTGTAACCTGAGGACATGACCGAACATCCAGGTACTCAAGAGCCTTGAAGGATTTAATCACACTGCTGACCCCTGCAACTGTGAGCTGAACACAGCTGCTGATCTTCAAAACTCTCAGTTCAGACTGAAACCCACTTCCTTCCCCGTCCTGAAATGCAATGTCGGTTATTTGGTCACAGCACCCAACATCAATCGCCACAAGAAGTTTACAGTTAGACAGCAGGCATCGCAATGACGTGTCTGTTATTTTCAAGCACCAGTCCATTCTCAGGCTCCTTAAGCTGCTGGAGCAGGCAAGAGCAAGAGCTTGTATGGATGAATCGCTAATGTTCCGACATCCACCAATGACAAGAGTCTCTAGGTTATGGCAGAACTTAGCTAAAGAATAGATGGACTTATCTCCCACCTTGCTGCAGTCCAAAAGCTTTATTGACACCAAGTGTGATGAAGAAACCTCAGCGATTTCACAGACTCCAGGATCACCAACTTTATTGCATTTACTTATGTCAAGCAATTTTATATGATGACAGCCATCAGCTAGAGCAGATATACCGGCATCTGTTATGCTGTTACATCCTGCAGCTCCAAGATCTTCCAATTGTAGACAGCTCTTTGATAGAACAATCAATAAATTATCAGTTATTAATTTGCAACCCGTGATATGCAGCTGCCTCAATTTTTGGCACCCTAGTGCAACCGCCTTCAAACCTCTATCGCTCAGCTTTATGCAGCGAGAAACATCAAGGGACTGCAGAGATGGCAGTCCATCTCCCAATTTGGCAACTCCAACATCAGAGATACCTGAGAGACACATGAACCGGCACAAACTGTAATACTCAACAGAATTTGTTTAAGAAAATGGCAGGGGATTCTCACAAAAATGAGTGCACCAAAACAAAGATCCACAATCTCGCATGACGATCATAACTTTTCCGGATAGCAAATTAGTAATATTAGCCACAATAACAAAATTCCAGGACCTCCCACAACCACTGTTGGAAATTGGATATCTCTGGAGACCATAACTTGGGTAGCTATTACTATTTACCCAGAATAGTAGTACCAGGCATACATAGCCAAATTACACAAACAAAATCAAAGTTGAAACGAAAGATGAGTATCTGCAATCTTAAAAGTTGAGGGGAAATCTTTGAGAACTGTACTGATGGAACCATTCCAataagaaaaatatttgcacataactttttccttcttttcataACTCCAATTTAACAATATTGAGAAAATACATGACCTGATTTCAGAAAATAAACCCTGCCTCTGCCAAGGATGAAATGAACCTTCAAAGGAGTTTATTTTCAAAGATGTACGTTCATACTTTTTAAATAAGTTAGAAAGTATTATCTTTTATAAAAATAGTGATAAAACGGTTTAATCAATAAAACATTTTAATTTCTAAGCTGCAAAAGTAGTAAATAGGATTCCCCTTTGCAAAGGCAAGAAAGTTCTATCACAAACAAAAGGACCTAACACACATGAACCCCAACATTTCCCAGATTTATCTTCAAAGTAGCATAAATAGGACTACAAAGTAGAGTACAAGTAATTCCCTAATACTAGTACAGTACATGAGACGAAGACTCTCCAAGTAAAATTGAACCAGTCTCTAACGGTGTACTCCAAAATGCACTATAAGCCACCCAAGAAAAATTGCCGTGTGCACCAGGAAGACACTAATCTCATCCACTAAATAGACAAACAGCACATATGGGTAGCGGCAGAAGAAGAGATGGCCGCACCTTTGCAGTTCTGCAGCGCCAGGATACGCAGGTTGCGGAAGCTCCCGGCAATGACGTCGAGGTCATCGTCGATGACCCCGGGGTAGAAGGAGCGCGAGGGATTCTGGGAGAGGTCAAGCTCGAGGACTCCCGGGaagcgcgcggcgaggcggcgcagcATGTCCggcccggcgcgcgcgcgcaggcGCCGCCGCTCGGAGCTCTGGATCCGGAGCCATCGGCGGCACACGAGCCCGAAGGCGTCGCGCTCCGCCTCGGGCCCCAGACGGGTGAGCACCGTGCGGAGCTCATCGTCGGTGAGCACCTCGTTAatgagggcgccgccgccgcccaacgGTGGCGCCGACATCACGGGGAGTTCCCTTCCGGCCTTCCCCCTTCTGTCTCGTGAAACTGACGAAGTCCTGAACTGCTGAACTCTGAAAGAGGCGCGTGCAGTGTCGAAGCCTGCAGCCCGCTGCTTTCCCCTCTGACTGGACCGTAGACTTATAGTACATGTTTGGGATTTCAGGTTTCTCCAGGGGTTTAACTCTAAAACTGGCGGCTGACTGGGCGGTCTTGCTGATGAGGCGCCGATGGGGGCGGTGGACCGGCCGTGGACCAGGTCCATGGGCTCACGATGGACCGATTACCATCCGAAAGGGTACGCGATCTCTGCTCGATTCTGGTCGTCAGCGGGCACGGGGACGTGGGGCGTTGGATAATGGTCCACGGAGAATCCGACTGTGGCGGTGCTGCTTATTATTATACATGGATTGGTCCACAAGAAAGAGGGCGAGAAGGTAATTGTGGTATTCATTTCGTCGCTTGCACGGTCGAGCGGGGCGGACAACGGTGAGAGGAGGACAATTCTTGGGGTCGCGCGTGGAGGGCTTGCCAGCGGCCTTGTTCTCGTGTCTTTGGGCGTCGAGGCGGCATCGTGGTAATCTTGCACGGCCACACAAAGAAGACAGAAGGGTAAGGAAGGGCTTCGCCATGGCAAAAAGTGATGACGACCGTGGCTTATTAGCGCAGGGGCGACGACAGTTCCACAACGGGAGAAGAGAATGCGATACACGGCCCGAAAATTCAAATATAAAAATCACTTGAATCCAAAAACTTCGAAACCTATTTTCAAAATCTAATTTTAAAACATTGCAAAACTATCCCTTAGCTCAATTCCTTTTCATCCAAAATCCATACCAAGTTTAATCTCCCTTTGATTCATTTATCTTTCCAAATAAGTACTGACAACTTCTCTCTAACATTCCTATCCTCCCTAAGCCATCACCATCAACCTTCTGATCCCTTCTTTCAAGTGTGCTCTCACGCACAAGCTTGCCACCTAGCCACACACAGCTTGAGCACGCACACAACATGCACATTATGCATGTACGAGCAGCATAGAGTCAcggacagcagcagcacgaACACTACATGCAAGCTCCACACGCCAGCCCCTTGCCGTGCTCGCTCTGCCCTGCTCGAATGGCAGCCCGACCCGCGAGGTAACCCGCACTGCTGCCCGGCACCACGCCGTGTTGCCCCTTGCCGCATCCCCACCTCAACCACGCcgttgtcttcaagcttgccaGCCATGCCGCCTCGTCGCACACGTCGTCAACGCCGTTGGCGCATCAGCGCCACCACAGAAGCAAGCCGACGCCGCAGCAGCACC
Proteins encoded in this window:
- the LOC117863579 gene encoding uncharacterized protein is translated as MSAPPLGGGGALINEVLTDDELRTVLTRLGPEAERDAFGLVCRRWLRIQSSERRRLRARAGPDMLRRLAARFPGVLELDLSQNPSRSFYPGVIDDDLDVIAGSFRNLRILALQNCKGISDVGVAKLGDGLPSLQSLDVSRCIKLSDRGLKAVALGCQKLRQLHITGCKLITDNLLIVLSKSCLQLEDLGAAGCNSITDAGISALADGCHHIKLLDISKCNKVGDPGVCEIAEVSSSHLVSIKLLDCSKVGDKSIYSLAKFCHNLETLVIGGCRNISDSSIQALALACSSSLRSLRMDWCLKITDTSLRCLLSNCKLLVAIDVGCCDQITDIAFQDGEGSGFQSELRVLKISSCVQLTVAGVSSVIKSFKALEYLDVRSCPQVTRDSCEQAGVQFPSACKVNFYGSLLESDPSAERFF